The nucleotide window ACATTGTAACTGAGGGATTTGAGGCTCTCGTTAAAGAAAAAAGTCAGGTTAAAATTTTAGTATCTCCTAAATAAAAAAAGGAATAGAAATTGAAATTCTTGAACTCCCGTTATTCGTAATCTTACGGATACAATAATCGGGAGTTTTTATTTAAAATCAGTTATTTCATATTTGATATATATAAAATAAGTTGTTTAAAAAATCAAGTAGAGTTTTTAATAAAAAAATGATACTATTAATATAAATAAAGAGGTGAATTTATATGGAAATACATAATGAAATAAAGATAGATTTTGAGCTGACAAATAAGTTAAAAAGAACTATAGAAAAATTGGAAAGAGTATTTTGGGTAGCACAACATTATGATGAGGAAAGTAAAGAGTACAGTAAACTTGACGGAAAATTTTTGATATTATGTGATGATTTGGAAATTGATGCTAAAATGGGAGCAAGAGCAGGTTATATAACTTGGGAACAGGTAGATTTATTAATGGCGAAATACAGATTTTAAACGGAGAAAGATGGTTGTTATGGAAATAAAAGATTACACAGGCTTTAAAGAGGGAAATAAATTTTATGGAGGAAATGCAGGTCATAAAATAAGCATAATAGAAAATGGAGTAAAATGGTTGCTAAAGTTTCCTAAGAGTACATATAATTTAGAAAATGTTGATATGTCATATACTTCAGCACCTTTATCAGAATATATAGGTAGCAAAATATATGAAATTTTAGGACATGATGTTCATGAAACTAAGTTGGGAATATACGACAGTAAATTAGTTGTTGCCTGTAAAGATTTTACAACAAAAGATTATGACTTTTTTGAATTGCACGAAGTGAAAAATAGTTATTTAGGAAAAAATGAAGCTAAAAGAGAGTATATAATGAGAAAAAGTAAAACAAGTAGAGATGAGGTAAATTTGGAAGAATTGCTATTTGTTTTAGATAATTATGAGAAATTAACTAAAATTCCCGGAATAAAAGAAAGGTTTTGGGATATGTTTGTAATAGATAATTTTATAAATAATAATGATAGACATAATGGAAATTGGGGTATTCTTTCAAATGAATCGGGAATGAAATTAGCACCTGTATATGATAACGGAGCCGGTTTCTTTTTAAAACATGATACAAATAAAATTAAGAAAATTTTATCTGATGAAGAGAGATTTAATCAGATAGTAGAAAATGGGAGAACGCCGTATATTTATGACGGAAAAAAGATAGATTCTTCAACAGTTATAAAAAAATTATCTTTTGAAAAGGGAGAAAACATAGCAGAAAATATGGATTTAAAAAAAGCTGTTTTAAGAAACGTTCCTAAAATTGAATTAAATAGAATATTTAAATTGATAGATGAGATTCCTGAAAAGGAAAAAGGAATAAAAGTTATGTCGGATTTAGAAAAAGTTTTTTATAAAAAATTTTTAAAAGAAAGATATGAGAAAATATTATTACCAAGTTACGAAAGAATAGTAAATAGTAAAAAATAAGTTTTCGCATTGTTTAAATAATAAAAAAGAAGTCAGCCTTTTACAAGATTAACTTCTTTTTTTGAAAAAAGACAAAAAATCTTTAAAGTTTTTCAATATCTTTAATTTTTTTATCAATGTCCCTTTCAATAATAATTTCTTTCAAGTTGTTTTTTAAATCTTCCGTTTCAAACCTTTTAAAATAAGGTTGTAAATATTTATTAATTTCAAGAGCGGCAACTATTTTACCTTTATTTTCTTCCAAATAGGAAATATGCTCAAGAACAGCATTTTTAACAGTATCAAAATCAGGAAAAGTTGTTATTTCTCCCAAATTTAACAATTCTCTTATTTGAGAAATAAGCCATGGATTTCCGATAATTCCACGTGAAAGCATTATTCCGTCAAGATTTGATTTTTTTATAAGAGAAACGATGTCTTTTGCCTCAAATAAATCTCCATTTCCTATGAAATCAATTTTTCGGGGACGATTGCTAAGTTCTGAAACAATATCCCAATCAGCTTTTCCGTTATATAACTGTTCCCGAGTTCTCCCGTGAATACAGATAAAATCAAGATTATATTTATTTGCCAAGTCAATGTATAATTCAGGAGAAGAAAAATCTCGATAGCCAATACGTATTTTTATGGAAAGTTTTGTTTTATCACTTAATTTACTTTTCAGTTCGGATAATAAACTGTCAACAAAATCTGTTTGAGGCAATAATGCCGATCCTGCACCGTTTTTTATGATTTTTGTCTGAGGGCATCCCATATTCAGATTAAGATTTTTAAAGCCTTTATTTTCAAGTTTCAGAAAAGCTTTTATAAGTTCGTTTTTATCATTACCGAATACCTGAACGCCTTCATTTTCTTTATCGTCACATTTTAAAAGCTCTTTTTCAGTAGCTTCATCATTTTCGTTTAATAAATGAGCACTTACCATTTCGGTAAAAAGTAAATCGGGATTAAATTTTTTCAGTATTTTTCTGTATGAGTAGTCTGTATATCCTGCCATAGGAGAAATATATATTTTCATTTTAGATTGCCTCTCTTTAATAGGATGCTTCATTTTATACCACAAATTGTTTTCAAAGTCAAATCAAATAGGAATAATCCTGTTCATAATATATACTTGTTTCAGATAAAAGGTAAAATTTCAAACCAATATACAGGAGGAAAAACAATGAAAAGAATATTTGCATTATTAATGATAGTTTTATTAGTGGCAGTTTCATGTACAACAGCACCTGACGGCACGAAAAAAGTGAGCAAAACAGGTGTCGGAGCAGGAATAGGAGCAGCTGCAGGGGCTGTATTGGGACAGGCAATAGGAAAAGATACTAAAGGAACACTGATCGGAACTGCAGGAGGAGCGGCTGTCGGAGCAGTGATAGGAAATATATTCGACAGACAGGAAAAAGAGCTTAAAAACAGATTGGACGGATCGGGAGTAAAAGTAGAAAGAACGGGAGAAGGAGAAATCAAACTTACAGCACCTGAGAATATTACATTTGATACAAACAGCAGTGTAATTAAATCAAGATTTACAGGCTCTCTAAATTCTGTTGCAGATGTATTGAAAAAATATCCCGACTCAAATATAATAGTTTCCGGACATACTGACAGTACAGGAAATGACTCCATTAATAATCCTTTATCAGTAAACAGAGCGGCATCGGTTAAATCATACCTGGTAGGAGCAGGAGTTCCAAGTTCAAGAATAACTTCGGTAGGATATGGAAGTAAAGAGCCTATCGCAAGTAATTCTACTGCAAACGGAAGAGCTCAAAACAGAAGAGTTGAAATAAAAATAGTAGCTAAATAAAGAAAATAAATTTGAAGAGTAATAAAGACAGCTTTAGTAATATTCGGTATGGCTGAATAAAATGGGGATCGTTTTAAAATAACGACCCTGTTTTATTTTTAGAATATCAAACAAACGGATTTCAACAGAAAAGTTTATATTTGAAAGAAATTTAGATATAAAGAAATCTGTATAATCAGTATCATCGGCAAACCTATGTAAAAATGCGGCTTTCTCACTTTATGATGATAAAGCATCATTCCGATTATTCCGCCTAATGCTCCTCCGATTAATGAAAATCCCAATAACGTAGTTTCGGGAATACGCCATTGATGTCGTTCTGCTTTGCGTTTGTCAATTACAAATAATAGAAAAGTTATAATATTTATTAATATCAGAGATATTATTATAAAAGTTTTTTGCATGATTTATCCTCACGTAATTAAGTATTTTTTTCATTGTATCAGATAATAAAAAAGAATGCAATTTGGCTGATTTTAAAATAAAACTGCTCTAATATATAACATTCATGAAATAGATTAATAATATAAAAAACCTATATTTTACATTAATGCTTATTTTTGATAAAATAAATCCATGAAAAATAAATCTGAAAATTAGGAGGAAATGATGTTCTTAATATCTATTTTAGTCATATTATTACTGATTATTATACAAATTCTGGGAATTATAGTCGTGAAAATTTCGCAACTGTCGCCGTTAAAAGCTTCCAAGAATGATTTTGATATAAAATCGGTAATAAAGAAAAATGACCGATATTAAGGATTCTCACATTATTAAAATCCGAAATTAAAATCATAAACACTAAATTTGATTTTAGTAAAAAATTGGGAAATATAAAATTCTTATTATAGACTTTTAAGGCGATTCAAATCAGCGTGAGTCGCCTTTTTCAATAAGAAATTTAATTCGTGAAAAAATTAAGAAATAAATATAAATCAGGAGAGTGAAATCAATGGCAAGAAGTAACAATTTAACAAAAGGAGCGGCAAGAGCTCCGCACAGGTCACTGTTGAAAGGACTGGGATTTACAAGCGATGAAATGAACAAACCTCTGATAGGAATTGCAAATTCCTTTAACGAAATAATACCGGGGCATGTTCATTTGAAAACACTGGTGCAGGCTGTAAAAGACGGTATAAGAAATGCAGGCGGAGTGCCTATGGAATTTAATACTATAGGTATTTGTGACGGGCTTGCAATGAATCATATAGGAATGAAATATTCTCTTGTAACGAGAAATATAATAGCCGATTCCATAGAGGCAACGGCAATGGCTACGCCCTTTGATGCGTTAGTATTTATACCGAATTGTGATAAAGTCGTTCCGGGAATGCTTATCGCAGCGGCAAGACTGAATATACCTTCATTGTTTATAAGCGGAGGAGCTATGCTTGCGGGTGTGTACAAAGGGAAAAAAGTCGGATTAAGTAACGTTTTTGAAGCTGTGGGAGAGTATGAAGCGGGACTTATAACAAGAAAAGAACTGAATATGGTAGAAGATATGGCTTGTCCTACATGCGGCTCATGTTCGGGAATGTATACTGCAAATACAATGAACTGCCTTACAGAAGCATTGGGAATGGGACTTCCCGGGAACGGAACAGTGCCGGCAGTATTTTCCGAGAGAATAAGACTGGCTAAAAAAGCCGGAATGCAAATTGTGGAAGTGTTGAAAAAAGATTTGAGACCGAAAGATATTATGACAAGAGAGGCCTTTGAAAATGCCGTGGCTGTGGATATGGCATTGGGAGGATCGTCAAATACGGCATTGCATTTGCCGGCGATAGCACATGAAGCGGGAGTGAAATTGACACTGGACGATTTTAACGAAATTGCCAAGAAAACACCTCAATTATGTAAACTTTCACCGTCGGGAGAATATTTTATAGAGGACTTATACAGAGCGGGCGGAGTTACAGGAGTAATGAAAAGAATGTATGAAAACGGAAGGCTGCACGGAGATGCCAAAACGGTAGCATTGGAAACACAGGCAGAACTTGTAAAAGGTGCTTATATAAATGATGAAGATGTAATCAAACCTTGGAATAAACCTACTTATGAAACAGGAGGAATAGCTGTACTCAAAGGGAATCTGGCTCCTGACGGCTCGGTTGTAAAAGAAGGGGCCGTTGACAGAGAAATGCTTGTCCATTCGGGACCTGCAAAAGTATTTAACAATGAAGAAGACGCTGTTGAAGCTATCAGAGGAGGAAAAATAGTCGCAGGAGATGTGGTAGTTATAAGATATGAAGGACCTAAGGGAGGACCGGGGATGAGAGAAATGCTTGCTCCTACTGCTATGATAGCAGGAATGGGACTTGATAAAGATGTCGCACTTATAACTGACGGAAGATTTTCGGGAGCTACGAGAGGAGCTTCAATAGGACATGTTTCTCCCGAAGCTGCATCAGGCGGAACAATCGGTGTAGTAAAAGACGGTGATATAATAGAAATAGATATTCCTCAAAGAAAATTGAACGTAAAATTATCTGATGAGGAAATAGCTGAAAGAAAAGCTCAAATGGAGCCATTTAAAATAGAAGTGAAAGGTTATTTGAAGAAGTATGCGATGCATGTATCATCAGCTGCGGAGGGTGCTATAGAAATTCTTGATTAAATATTATAAATATCAAATATATTTTTTCACTGAACTACGGTACAAGTCAATAAGGTGTAATTGTACCTTCGTAAATGTAATCGGAAATAGCTGATAAAAAGCTTAATCAAGAATTTTTATACACAGGATAAATAAAGTTTTAAAAATTATAATAGAAGGTGGAAAAATGCACAAATTATATGATTTTATGGAAGCAAGAGAAAGAGTGGGGACGGTCATTGTAAAGACTAAACTTATTCACAGTAATGTTTTTTCTGAAGAAGCCGGAAATGATGTATATATAAAGCCGGAAAATCTTCAGGTGACAGGATCGTTTAAAGTTAGAGGGGCTTACAACAAAATGTCCAAATTGACAGAAGAAGAAAAGAAAAAAGGTATCATAGCTTCTTCGGCGGGAAATCATGCTCAGGGTGTGGCTCTTGCAGCTCAAAAACTGGGGATAAAAGCAGTTATAGTAATGCCTAAGCATACTCCTCTTATAAAAGTGGAAGCGACAAAAAAATACGGAGCAGAAGTTATTCTCTCGGGAGAAGTATATGATGAAGCATATCAGAAGGCTTTAGAGCTTCAGGAGAAAGAAGGATATGTTTTTATTCATCCTTTTAATGACGAAGATGTAATAGAAGGACAGGGAACGATAGCTCTTGAAGTATTGGAAGAGTTGCCTGATGCGGATATAGTAATGGTACCTTTAGGTGGAGGAGGACTTATTTCGGGAGTTGCTGCAGCGGCGAAACTGAAAAATCCTCAAATAAAAATAATAGGAGTAGAGCCTGAAGGGGCGGCAAGTGCCAAAGCTTCTATTGATAAAGATGAAGTAGTCGAACTTAAAGAAGCCAGTACGATTGCAGACGGAGCAGCGGTGAAAAAAATCGGAAATATTGATTTTGATTATATAAAAAAATATGTCGACGAGATTATAACGGTGTCCGATTATGAATTGATGGAAGCATTTCTGTTATTGGTAGAGAAACATAAAATTGTAGCTGAAAATGCCGGGATTTTATCAATAGCAGGATTGAAAAAGCTGAAAGACAAAAACAAAAAGGTTATATCTATATTAAGTGGCGGAAATATTGATGTTTTGACAATTTCGTCAATGATAAATAAAGGATTGGTAGTAAGGGGAAGAATATTCAAATTTTCTGTTGATTTACCTGATAAGCCGGGACAACTGGTGGCAGTATCGCAAATTTTGGCAAAAGAAAATGCCAATGTAATAAGGCTTGATCATAATCAGTTTAAAAATCTTGATAGATTTCACGAAGTGGAATTACAGGTAACGGTAGAAACAAACGGGGAAGAACATATTAAAAAAATTATAGAAAGCTTTAAAAAAGAGGGATACGTAGTAAAAAGACTTAATTCTCGTGAAACAATGGAAGAATAGAGATTTTATGATACACCGGAAATGAAAATACGGGAAATTTAAATAAATCAGACTGGAGAGACATAGTTTGTAAATAAGGGAGAATTAAAAAATTAATTGAAAGGCGGTTGGAAAAGATGAGTATTGAAATAATTAACGGAGCGAGAATATTGTTGGAATGCCTTCACAGAATCGGAGTAACGGATATTTTCGGATACCCGGGAGGTGCGGTAATTCCTATTTATGATGAGATTTATAAGTATGACGGAATAAATCATTATTTTGCCAGACATGAGCAGGGAGCAGCACATGAGGCTGACGGATATGCCAGAGTTTCAGGGAAAATTGGAGTATGTCTTGCCACGTCGGGACCCGGAGCGACAAATCTTGTTACGGGAATAATGACAGCACATATGGATTCTATTCCAATGCTTGCAATCACAGGGCAAGTAAGCAGTTCGCTATTAGGAAAAGACGCATTTCAGGAAAGTGATATAGTAGGGATAACGGTGCCTATAACAAAAATGAATTATCTGGTGCAGGATATAAAAAACTTGCCGAGAATAATAAAAGAAGCATATTATATAGCAACAACAGGAAGACCGGGACCTGTACTCATAGATATTCCTAAAGACATTCAATTACAGGAAATAACATATGAAGAATTTAACAAATTATACGAAAAAGATTTTAAACTGGAAGGCTACGATCCTACATATAAGGGGCATCAGGGACAGATAAAAAGAGCGTTAAAACTGATAAAAGAAGCAAAGAAACCTTTAATAATAGCAGGAGCGGGCGTTCTAAAAGCAAAGGCTTCAGAAGAATTAAGAGAGTTTGCCGATAAGACGCAAACGCCTGTAGCTATGACTTTACTCGGATTGGGAACTTTTCCCGGCGATCATGAGCTATCTTTGGGAATGCTTGGAATGCACGGAACAGTTTATGCCAATTATGCCACAGATGAAGCTGATCTCGTAATTGCAGCAGGGATAAGATTTGATGACAGAATTACGGGGAATCCCGACACATTCTGTCCTAAAGCAAAAATTATACATATAGATATTGACCCGGCGGAAATAGGCAAAAATAAGGATATAGATGTGCCGATTGTCGGAGATTTGAAAAATGTGTTGACAGAAATTAATAAGGAAATCGGTAAATTAAGTCACAGTGAATGGATCGAAAAAGTGAAAGGCTGGAAGAATGAGTATCCGCTTGTTTACAGAAAAGTATCCGAAGATAAACTTATACCTCAGGAAGTACTGGAAGAGTTGAATAATATTCTGAAAGGGGATGCAATCATAGTAACCGATGTAGGACAGCATCAAATGTGGACAGCACAGTTTATGACTTATCAGAATCCTGACTCTATTGTTACATCGGGAGGAGCAGGAACTATGGGATTCGGATTACCTGCCGCAATAGGAGCTCAAGTGGCTATGCCTGATAAAAAGGTTGTGTTGATAGTAGGAGACGGAGGTTTTCAAATGACTTTTCAGGAACTTATGCTCATAAGACAGTATAAACTTCCTGTGAAAGTGTTGATTATAAATAATTCCTTCCTTGGAATGGTAAGACAGTGGCAGGAAATATTTAATGATAAAAGATATTCTTTTGTAGATCTGACTTATAATCCCGACTTTATGAAAATAGGTGAAGCCTACGGGATAAAAACAGTAAAAATTGAAAATAAAGAAGAATTAAAAAATAAAATGGAAGAACTTATAAAATCTGATGAAGGTATAGTAATAAACTGTATTGTTGAAAAAGAAGAAAATGTGTATCCTATGATACCTGCAGGAACAAGTGTGGCACAAATGGTAGGTAAGAGAGGGGTGTTGGAAGATGAATAAAGAGCATGAAATTCTAATAATAGCAAAAAATACTAACGGAATAGTTGCCAGAATAATGTCATTATTTAACAGAAGGGGATATTTTGTAAATAAAATGACTGCAGGGGTGACCAATAAAACAGGTTATGCGAGATTGACACTGACTGTAGCGGGAGATGAAAAGTCTCTTGACCAGATACAGAAACAGGTGTATAAAATAGTTGACGTAGTAAAAGTAAAAGTATTTCCTGCGAACGGAGTTATAAGAAGGGAACTTATGCTTATTAAAGTTAAATCGGACAGTGACACAAGATCGCAAATAGTTCAGATAGCTGATATTTATAGAGGAAAAGTGCTGGATGTGTCGCCTACTTCTCTTATAATAGAACTTACAGGGGATGTCCAAAAATTAAGAGGATTCGTGGAAATAATGAGAGATTACGGAATACTTGAAATGGCTAAAACAGGAGTTACGGCAATGAGTAGAGGAGAGAAATTGTAGAATTTTCTTATTATAACGGTAGTTTATATGATTTGCAGATAACGGAAATATCAAGTTTAAAAAATCAGAGGAGCCGAGTATGAAAAAAATAAAAATATTCGATACGACATTAAGGGACGGGGAGCAGACACCGAGAGTAAATCTTAATGCTGAAGAAAAGTTGAGGATAGCAAAGCAGCTCGAAGCTATGGGAGTAGATATAATAGAAGCCGGATTTGCAGTGGCATCGCTGGGGGATTTTGAGGCGGTAAAGATGATTGCAGAAAATGTTGAAAAATCCACTGTTACAAGTTTGGCAAGAGCTGTAAAAAAAGATATAGAAGTTGCGGCAGGAGCACTAAAAAAAGCTAAAAAGCCGAGAATACATACTTTTATAGCGACATCGCCCATACATAGGGAATACAAACTTAAAATGACAAAAGAAGAAATTTTGAAAAAAGTTACGGAAATGGTAACTTATGCAAAGTCTTTTGTAGATGATGTGGAATTTTCGGCGGAAGATGCGACAAGGACTGAAAAAGAGTATTTGGTAGAGGTATATGAAACAGCAATAAAAGCGGGAGCGACTACATTGAATGTTCCGGATACCGTAGGATACAGAACTCCCGATGAAATGTACGAACTCATAAAATATTTGAAAGAAAATGTAAAAGGCATTGAAAATGTAGATATATCAGTGCATTGTCATGACGATTTAGGGCTGTCGGTGGCAAATTCCATTGCGGCAATAAAAGCGGGAGCAACACAAATAGAGTGTACAATAAACGGACTCGGGGAAAGAGCCGGAAATACTTCTCTTGAAGAAGTTGTGATGATAGTGAAAACAAGAAAAGATATATTTGATGAATATGAAACGGCTATTGATACAAAACAGCTTTATCCTGTGAGTAAACTCGTAAGTCTTTTGA belongs to Pseudoleptotrichia goodfellowii and includes:
- the ilvA gene encoding threonine ammonia-lyase codes for the protein MHKLYDFMEARERVGTVIVKTKLIHSNVFSEEAGNDVYIKPENLQVTGSFKVRGAYNKMSKLTEEEKKKGIIASSAGNHAQGVALAAQKLGIKAVIVMPKHTPLIKVEATKKYGAEVILSGEVYDEAYQKALELQEKEGYVFIHPFNDEDVIEGQGTIALEVLEELPDADIVMVPLGGGGLISGVAAAAKLKNPQIKIIGVEPEGAASAKASIDKDEVVELKEASTIADGAAVKKIGNIDFDYIKKYVDEIITVSDYELMEAFLLLVEKHKIVAENAGILSIAGLKKLKDKNKKVISILSGGNIDVLTISSMINKGLVVRGRIFKFSVDLPDKPGQLVAVSQILAKENANVIRLDHNQFKNLDRFHEVELQVTVETNGEEHIKKIIESFKKEGYVVKRLNSRETMEE
- the ilvD gene encoding dihydroxy-acid dehydratase; the encoded protein is MARSNNLTKGAARAPHRSLLKGLGFTSDEMNKPLIGIANSFNEIIPGHVHLKTLVQAVKDGIRNAGGVPMEFNTIGICDGLAMNHIGMKYSLVTRNIIADSIEATAMATPFDALVFIPNCDKVVPGMLIAAARLNIPSLFISGGAMLAGVYKGKKVGLSNVFEAVGEYEAGLITRKELNMVEDMACPTCGSCSGMYTANTMNCLTEALGMGLPGNGTVPAVFSERIRLAKKAGMQIVEVLKKDLRPKDIMTREAFENAVAVDMALGGSSNTALHLPAIAHEAGVKLTLDDFNEIAKKTPQLCKLSPSGEYFIEDLYRAGGVTGVMKRMYENGRLHGDAKTVALETQAELVKGAYINDEDVIKPWNKPTYETGGIAVLKGNLAPDGSVVKEGAVDREMLVHSGPAKVFNNEEDAVEAIRGGKIVAGDVVVIRYEGPKGGPGMREMLAPTAMIAGMGLDKDVALITDGRFSGATRGASIGHVSPEAASGGTIGVVKDGDIIEIDIPQRKLNVKLSDEEIAERKAQMEPFKIEVKGYLKKYAMHVSSAAEGAIEILD
- a CDS encoding HipA domain-containing protein — encoded protein: MEIKDYTGFKEGNKFYGGNAGHKISIIENGVKWLLKFPKSTYNLENVDMSYTSAPLSEYIGSKIYEILGHDVHETKLGIYDSKLVVACKDFTTKDYDFFELHEVKNSYLGKNEAKREYIMRKSKTSRDEVNLEELLFVLDNYEKLTKIPGIKERFWDMFVIDNFINNNDRHNGNWGILSNESGMKLAPVYDNGAGFFLKHDTNKIKKILSDEERFNQIVENGRTPYIYDGKKIDSSTVIKKLSFEKGENIAENMDLKKAVLRNVPKIELNRIFKLIDEIPEKEKGIKVMSDLEKVFYKKFLKERYEKILLPSYERIVNSKK
- a CDS encoding DUF1294 domain-containing protein; its protein translation is MQKTFIIISLILINIITFLLFVIDKRKAERHQWRIPETTLLGFSLIGGALGGIIGMMLYHHKVRKPHFYIGLPMILIIQISLYLNFFQI
- the ilvN gene encoding acetolactate synthase small subunit, with the translated sequence MNKEHEILIIAKNTNGIVARIMSLFNRRGYFVNKMTAGVTNKTGYARLTLTVAGDEKSLDQIQKQVYKIVDVVKVKVFPANGVIRRELMLIKVKSDSDTRSQIVQIADIYRGKVLDVSPTSLIIELTGDVQKLRGFVEIMRDYGILEMAKTGVTAMSRGEKL
- a CDS encoding OmpA family protein, with the translated sequence MKRIFALLMIVLLVAVSCTTAPDGTKKVSKTGVGAGIGAAAGAVLGQAIGKDTKGTLIGTAGGAAVGAVIGNIFDRQEKELKNRLDGSGVKVERTGEGEIKLTAPENITFDTNSSVIKSRFTGSLNSVADVLKKYPDSNIIVSGHTDSTGNDSINNPLSVNRAASVKSYLVGAGVPSSRITSVGYGSKEPIASNSTANGRAQNRRVEIKIVAK
- a CDS encoding 2-isopropylmalate synthase; the protein is MKFKKSEEPSMKKIKIFDTTLRDGEQTPRVNLNAEEKLRIAKQLEAMGVDIIEAGFAVASLGDFEAVKMIAENVEKSTVTSLARAVKKDIEVAAGALKKAKKPRIHTFIATSPIHREYKLKMTKEEILKKVTEMVTYAKSFVDDVEFSAEDATRTEKEYLVEVYETAIKAGATTLNVPDTVGYRTPDEMYELIKYLKENVKGIENVDISVHCHDDLGLSVANSIAAIKAGATQIECTINGLGERAGNTSLEEVVMIVKTRKDIFDEYETAIDTKQLYPVSKLVSLLTGVTAQPNKAIVGANAFAHESGIHQHGVLANPETYEIMKPETVGRNTDSLVLGKLSGKHAFVQKLSALGFEDMADDKVEELFSEFKKLADKKKYVLDEDIISLVTGDAAKIEGKLSLEHFEITRKDKKPKAEITISINKEKKSGEAFGDGPVDAAYNAVNKILNDSFVLEEYKLDSITGDTDAQAQVVVILEKEGKRFMGRGQSTDIVEASINAYINGINRLYKN
- a CDS encoding tRNA dihydrouridine synthase — its product is MKIYISPMAGYTDYSYRKILKKFNPDLLFTEMVSAHLLNENDEATEKELLKCDDKENEGVQVFGNDKNELIKAFLKLENKGFKNLNLNMGCPQTKIIKNGAGSALLPQTDFVDSLLSELKSKLSDKTKLSIKIRIGYRDFSSPELYIDLANKYNLDFICIHGRTREQLYNGKADWDIVSELSNRPRKIDFIGNGDLFEAKDIVSLIKKSNLDGIMLSRGIIGNPWLISQIRELLNLGEITTFPDFDTVKNAVLEHISYLEENKGKIVAALEINKYLQPYFKRFETEDLKNNLKEIIIERDIDKKIKDIEKL
- the ilvB gene encoding biosynthetic-type acetolactate synthase large subunit — encoded protein: MSIEIINGARILLECLHRIGVTDIFGYPGGAVIPIYDEIYKYDGINHYFARHEQGAAHEADGYARVSGKIGVCLATSGPGATNLVTGIMTAHMDSIPMLAITGQVSSSLLGKDAFQESDIVGITVPITKMNYLVQDIKNLPRIIKEAYYIATTGRPGPVLIDIPKDIQLQEITYEEFNKLYEKDFKLEGYDPTYKGHQGQIKRALKLIKEAKKPLIIAGAGVLKAKASEELREFADKTQTPVAMTLLGLGTFPGDHELSLGMLGMHGTVYANYATDEADLVIAAGIRFDDRITGNPDTFCPKAKIIHIDIDPAEIGKNKDIDVPIVGDLKNVLTEINKEIGKLSHSEWIEKVKGWKNEYPLVYRKVSEDKLIPQEVLEELNNILKGDAIIVTDVGQHQMWTAQFMTYQNPDSIVTSGGAGTMGFGLPAAIGAQVAMPDKKVVLIVGDGGFQMTFQELMLIRQYKLPVKVLIINNSFLGMVRQWQEIFNDKRYSFVDLTYNPDFMKIGEAYGIKTVKIENKEELKNKMEELIKSDEGIVINCIVEKEENVYPMIPAGTSVAQMVGKRGVLEDE